Proteins from a single region of Orcinus orca chromosome 20, mOrcOrc1.1, whole genome shotgun sequence:
- the LOC101273534 gene encoding zinc finger protein 45 isoform X10, with amino-acid sequence MTKLKEAVTFKDVAVVFTEEELGLLDSAQKKLYQEVMLENFQNLVSVGHQSFTPDVISQLKRKEKLWMIKIATQSRHSLGDKNLNGMETLREVGLRYLPHEELFCSQIWQQVTKELTRCQDSMGNIQGTGSQMEKQGGTLSKDEEFGKDFNQTSHLQVHHRDHAAEKPYKGVECEKGFIRDSHLQMNQTAHVGEKPYKCEKCENAFRRLSSLQAHQRVHSRTRLNKYDMSCKSFSQRSYLRHHQRVPTGEDPHRFEECGRNVGKSSHCQAPPIAHTLEKPYKCEECGLGFSQRSYLHIHQRAHTGKKPYKCEECGKGFSWRSRLQAHQRIHTGEKPYKCEACGKGFSYSSHLNIHCRIHTGEKPFKCEECGKGFSVGSHLQAHQISHTGEKPYKCEECGKGFCRASNLLDHQRGHSGEKPYQCDACGKGFSRSSDFNIHFRVHTGEKPYKCEECGKGFSQASNLLAHQRGHTGEKPYKCGTCGKGFSRSSDLNVHCRIHTGEKPYKCEKCGKAFSQFSSLQVHQRVHTGEKPYQCAECGKGFSVGSQLQAHQRCHTGEKPYQCEECGKGFCRASNFLAHRGVHTGEKPYRCDVCSKRFRQRSYLQAHQRVHTGEKPYKCEECGKVFSWSSYLQAHQRVHTGEKPYKCEECGKGFSWSSSLIIHQRVHAGDEGDKDCPSSENTYSKEAL; translated from the exons aaagaaaagctttgGATGATAAAGATAGCAACCCAGAGCCGTCACTCCTTGG GAGACAAGAATCTAAATGGCATGGAGACTCTTCGGGAAGTTGGATTAAGGTATCTGCCACATGAAGAGCTTTTCTGCTCACAAATATGGCAACAGGTTACAAAGGAATTAACCAGGTGTCAAGATTCCATGGGAAATATTCAAGGAACTGGCTCTCAGATGGAAAAACAAGGTGGCACACTCAGTAAAGATGAGGAGTTTGGTAAAGACTTCAATCAGACTTCACATCTTCAAGTTCACCACAGAGACCACGCTGCAGAAAAACCCTACAAAGGGGTGGAGTGTGAGAAAGGTTTCATTCGGGACTCTCACCTTCAAATGAACCAGACAGCCCACGTAGGAGAGAAGCCCTACAAGTGTGAAAAATGTGAAAACGCCTTCCGTCGGCTTTCAAGTCTTCAAGCCCATCAGAGAGTCCACAGTAGAACAAGATTGAACAAATATGATATGTCGTGTAAGAGTTTCAGTCAGAGGTCATATCTTCGTCATCATCAGAGGGTCCCCACTGGAGAGGATCCACACAGATTTGAGGAGTGTGGGAGGAACGTCGGGAAAAGCTCACATTGTCAAGCTCCTCCCATAGCCCACACATTGGAGAAACCCTATAAATGTGAGGAGTGTGGACTGGGCTTCAGTCAGCGCTCCTATCTTCACATCCATCAGAGAGCCCACACAGGAAAGAAACCTTATAAATGTGAAGAGTGTGGGAAGGGCTTCAGTTGGCGTTCACGCCTACAGGCTCATCAGCGAatccacactggggagaaaccctACAAATGTGAGGCATGTGGCAAGGGCTTTAGTTACAGCTCACACCTGAACATCCACTGTAGGATCCACACAGGCGAGAAACCCTTTAAGTGTGAGGAGTGTGGGAAAGGCTTCAGTGTGGGTTCCCACCTCCAAGCCCATCAGATAAGCCACACGGGAGAGAAACCATACAAATGTGAGGAATGTGGCAAGGGCTTCTGTCGGGCCTCAAACCTTCTGGACCATCAGAGAGGCCATAGTGGTGAGAAACCATATCAGTGCGATGCATGTGGAAAGGGCTTTAGTCGTAGCTCAGATTTTAACATTCATTTTAGAGTCCATACAGGAGAAAAACCCTATAAGTGCGAGGAGTGTGGGAAAGGTTTCAGTCAGGCCTCAAATCTTCTGGCCCATCAAAGAGGCCAcactggagaaaaaccatacaaaTGTGGTACATGTGGGAAGGGCTTCAGCCGGAGTTCAGATCTTAACGTTCATTGTCGAATCCACACgggagagaaaccctataaatgtGAGAAGTGCGGGAAGGCCTTCAGTCAGTTCTCAAGCCTTCAAGTGCATCAAAGAGTCCATACCGGAGAGAAACCATACCAGTGTGCAGAGTGTGGGAAAGGCTTCAGTGTGGGCTCACAGCTTCAGGCCCATCAGAGGtgtcacactggagagaaaccctaccAGTGTGAGGAGTGTGGGAAGGGCTTCTGTCGGGCCTCAAATTTTCTGGCTCACCGTGGAGTCCACACAGGAGAGAAGCCATACCGATGCGATGTGTGCAGTAAGCGCTTCAGACAGAGATCATACCTTCAAGCCCACCAGAGggtccacactggagagaaaccatatAAGTGTGAGGAATGTGGTAAGGTCTTCAGTTGGAGCTCATACCTTCAAGCCCATCAGAGAGTCCACACAGGGGAAAAACCATACAAATGTGAGGAGTGTGGGAAAGGCTTCAGTTGGAGCTCAAGTCTTATAATTCATCAGCGAGTCCATGCTGGGGATGAGGGTGACAAGGACTGTCCCTCATCAGAGAATACGTACAGCAAAGAAGCTCTATAA